The DNA segment TATTATGTTTAATCAGTTTCCGCTCGGTTCGTGCAACAGTTGTTGTTATTGCTCCTCTTTATGTAGTTTCAACACTGGCCCAAGCACTAATGACGTACCTTGATATAGGCTTAACTGTTTCTACATTGCCAGTAATTGCCTTAGGGGTTGGTATTGGTGTTGATTATGGTATTTATATTCTCTCTACCATGAGTGCCCATTTAAAACAGGGTGAAACAATGGGGCAAGCTTACCTTTCAGCTCTTAAAGAACGAGGTAGTGCAGTATTGATTACCGGAGTAACGTTAGCTATTGGTGTATCAACGTGGTTTTTCTCAGATCTTAAATTTCAAGTTGATATGGGGATATTATTAACCTTTATGTTTTTAGTTAACATGCTGGCAGCAATTATTATATTACCAGCCTTGTCTACTTTCTTATGGTCAGACAAAAGTCAGTCTAAAAAAGCAAGCAAGACGAAATAATTGTGATGCGATAAAAATATTTTTATTCAAGCAGTATTCACATAACTGCATAATTAATCACTAAAATGGCCGAAAGGCCATTTTCTATTTATAGCTACTGAATAATCACGTACATTTGCTTGATAGCATTATAAAAATTGGTATTTTTACTCTAATAAAGTACTCGCAAAACAATAAAAATCACAATAGAATCCGCCCCATAGACTATTCTAAAGTTATAATTTGCAAGAATTTACTATACTTGCTGTAATTAACTGTGAAAGTTTAAATAATCAATTACATTTCGCCTTAATCTGAGGGTAAAAATATGGCGTCATTAGATAATAAATCTTCTGTACTTTTTAAAAATGTTGCAAAATTAATTCACGATAAAGTGCCTAGTGAAACGGCCCCTTTATTAGAGAAATTTACCAGTTTACTTTATAGTAATCTGTCGAAAGATGATCTTGCTGGTCGTAATGACAGCGATGTTTATGGCGCAACACTAAGTCTTTGGAAAGCGCTGAACGCCCAAAAAGATGAAAAAGCCTTTATACGCGTATTAAACCCTGAAGTATCCAAACATGGTTGGAAGTCCAGCCATACTGTAATTGAAGTTATCATTAAAGATATGCCATTTTTGGTAGATTCAACGCGCATTGCATTAAATCGTTTAGGCCTATCTCCTCATTTAATATTGAATTGCCCACTAAATATTGTTCGTGGCTATAATGGCAGTGTTGAACAAATTTCTCCAGCTCGAGAAGATTTAAAAGACAGCATTTGTGAAACCGTATTTTTTATCGAAATTGATCGCTTATCTGATCAATCACAGTTAGATGATTTAACAGCTGAATTGCATTCAGTGTATGAAGATGTGTCATTAACGGTTACTGATTGGCAGCCATTAATGAAAAAATTCACTGACAGCATTAAAGGCCTGGAAAAGTTTAAAGCACAAGTTGATGACACTGACTTTAACGAAAGCAAAGAATTTTTAAACTGGCTTTGTGATAACCACTTTACCTTTATGGGCTATCGCTCGTATAACGTGGTAAAAGTTGAAGGTGATATCGCTTTAGAGGCTGATATCGATACAAGCTTAGGGTTATTGCGCAATTCTAATGGCACTAAACAACGGTTGATTTCTAAATATTCAGAATCGGCAAGAGAGTTAGCATTAGGTCAAAACTTACTGATATTGACCAAAACCAATTCTCGTTCACGTGTTCATCGTCCTGCTCATTTAGATTATATTGGTATCAAGCGCTTTGATAAAAAAGGCAATATTGTTGGCGAAGATCGTTTCGTTGGTTTATTTGGCTCAGCTTTTTACAATAACAGCGCCTTAAACGTGCCTATTATTCGACATAAGGTTCAACGCGTAGTTGATAATTCTGGCTTTGCCAAAGGATCACACGCCTACAAAACCTTGATCAATATTTTAGAAACATTCCCTCGTGATGAAATATTACAATCAAAAGAAGAAGAACTAATTAGCACCGTAAAAGGGGTGTTACAAATGCAAGAGCGAGACAGAACAGGGTTATTTGTTCGTCGTGATGCATTTAATCGATTCTTTTCTTGTATGGTATATGTACCGCGTGAGCGATATAACACCCGATTACGTATCGCTACCCAAGAAATATTACAAAACGCGTTTGGCACCTCAGCAGAAGTAGAATTTAATACTTTCTTCTCTGAGTCTGTACAAGCAAGAACACATTACATAGTCCGTGTAGACTCAACTAAAGCAGATATCGATGTGAAAGAAATTGAAAGCAATCTTAATCAAGCTGCACGCAGCTGGGATGACAAATTAGCCGACGCGCTAAACATAAATAAAGGTGAAGTGTTAGGTAAATCACTTAGCCGCAAGTATGCTAACTTCCCGCAAGCTTATAAAGACGAAGTGTTACCTGGTACCGCTATTGTTGATATTGAAAAACTTGAAGCTGTTTCGGCAGAAAAACCGCTTGAGATGTTGTTCTATCAACCACTTGAAGAAAAATCTGACTCGCGTTTTGTTAAATTAAAATTATTCCATAAAGGTGAGCCACTACATTTATCTGATGTATTGCCAATGTTGGAAAACTTTGGTTTGCGTGTTATCGGTGAAAGCCCATACATGGTACGTAACTGTGACGGAGAAATGTGTTGGATTTTAGATTTCTCAATGCTGTTAACCGGTAATAAAGAATTTAATTTAGAACAAGTTCAAATATTGTTCCAAGATGCATTTGCCAAAGTATGGCATGGTGAATTAGAAGATGATGGCTTTAACCGATTAATTTTAGGTGCTGGTCTTGCAGGCCGTGAAGTGTCTATTTTAAGAGCTTATGCTAAGTACCAACAACAAATTGGCAGCACGTTCTCACAAAGCTATATCGAATCAACATTTACCCGTTACCCGAACTTTGCTGAGTTATTAATTAATTTATTCGAACTTAAGTTTACGCCAAACGGTAAGAAGAACGACAAAGCTATTGCTAAAGTGGTTGAAACTATCGAGTCTTCACTGGATAACGTAGCAAGTCTTGATGACGACAGAATTATCCGTCGTTACGAAGAAATCATTAATGCTACGGTACGTACTAACTATTTCCAAAATAATGAACAGGGTAATATCAAGTCTTACATTTCATTTAAAATGTTGCCTGAGCTTATCCCAGAAATGCCTAAGCCGTTACCTAAGTACGAAATATTTGTTTATTCACCACAACTTGAAGGTGTGCATTTACGTGGCGGAAAAGTGGCACGTGGTGGTTTACGTTGGTCAGACAGACGCGAAGATTTCCGTACCGAAGTACTTGGTTTAGTGAAAGCGCAACAAGTAAAAAATACCGTTATCGTTCCTGTTGGTGCTAAAGGTGGTTTCTTCTGTAAGCAATTACCCGTTGGTGGCTCTCGCAAAGATATCTTTGAAGCCGGTCGTGAATGTTATAAAACCTTTATTCGCGGTCTATTAGACGTTACTGATAACATTGTTGGTGGTGAAGTTGTTCATCCAGAAAGCGTTGTACGCCTAGATGAAGATGATACTTATCTAGTTGTTGCTGCCGATAAGGGCACGGCAACATTCTCTGATACGGCTAATGGCATCGCTGAAGAATACGGCTTCTGGTTAGGTGATGCTTTCGCTTCAGGCGGAAGTGTTGGTTATGACCATAAGAAGATGGGTATTACAGCGAAAGGTGCTTGGGAGTCGGTTAAACGTCATTTCCGTGAAATTGATATCAACTGTCAAACTACCGATTTTACCTGTTTAGCTGTTGGTGATATGGCAGGGGATGTATTTGGTAACGGTATGTTGTTATCAAAACATATTTGTTTGCAAGTGGCATTTAACCACATGCATATTTTCATTGACCCAACGCCAAATTCTAAAGCGACTTACCCAGAGCGTGAACGTTTATTCAACCTACCGGGTTCAAGTTGGGAAGATTACAACCAAGATCTAATTTCTGAAGGCGGTGGTATTTTCTTACGTTCAGCGAAATCAATTAAGCTGACACCACAAATCAAGAAAATGCTTGGCACTAAAAAAGCGAGCATGGCACCGAATGAATTGATTCAAGCGGCGTTAAAAATGAAAGTCGATTTGTTCTGGAATGGTGGTATTGGTACTTACATTAAAGGTTCGAGTGAAAGTCATTTAGAAGTAGGCGATCGTGCTAACGACTTATTACGTGTAAATGGTAACGAAGTTCAAGCAAAAGTTATTGGTGAAGGTGGTAACTTAGGTTGTACGCAACTTGGCCGTATTGAATATACAGCCAATGGCGGCCGCATGAATACCGATTTTGTTGATAATGTTGGTGGTGTTGACTGTTCAGATAACGAAGTAAACATTAAGATTTTACTTAACGTATTAGTCGCTAATGGCGATTTAACCTTAAAACAACGTAATAACATACTTTACGATATGACTGATGAAGTTGAAGATATCGTATTAGAAGATTGTTACCGTCAAACTCATTCAATTTCTATTTCAGAGTCGCGCGGAGCAAGTAAACTTAAAGAGCATGCTCGCTTTATCCATCATTTAGAACGTGAAGGTAAGCTGGACAGAGGCCTTGAGTTTATTCCTAACGATGAAGAAATTGCTGATCGTATGGCAAGTAATCGTGGTTTAACTCGTCCAGAGCTATCGGTACTTATTGCTTACGGTAAAATGGTACTCAAAGAGCAATTAGTTATTGATGAAGTAACTAACGACCCATTTATCAGTGCGTTATTGATCAAAGCATTCCCTGTGCAATTACAGGAAAAATATCAGGCAGAAATGCAAAACCATCCTCTGCGCGGTGAAATTATAGCCACACGTATGGCAAATAACATGTGTAATTACATGGGCGCTAACTTTGTTTACCGTATGGGTGAAGAAACAGGTTGTGATGTTGCTGAAATAGCCAAATGTTTCACTATGGCTAGCGAAATATTTGAGCTGGAAAGTATTTGGTCGTCTATTGAAGCGCTTGATAATAAAATTTCAGCGAAAGTTCAAACTGAAATGTTATTCCAAATGCGTCGTACTATTCGCCGTACCACTCGTTGGTTCTTGCGTCACCGTAATAAAGCACTAGATATTGAGCAATCAATTGAGTTTTACCGTCCGGCATTTAAAGTGTTGGCAACTAAAATGGATAAATTCCTGGTTGATGAAGAAGCTCGTGAATTAACTAACGCTAAAGATAAATTATTGGCTGAAAAAGTACCTGCAAAACTTGCAGAGCGTATTTCATTGTTGTCTACGTTATTCTCAACAATGGATATTGCCCAAGTTGCCTGTCAAGATGCACGACAAGTTGAACTGGTCGCGCAATTGTACTTCCATATTGGTGTACGTCTAGACTTGCATTGGTTCTTGAACCAAATTACCCAGCAACCAGTTGAAAACCATTGGCAAGCATTGGCTCGAGCTTCTTTCAGAGAAGAGTTGGATTGGCAACAACGTGCATTAACGTCTGTAATTTTGCGCGGAAGCCCTGAAAGTAAAGACATTGAGCAAATGTTTGAAACTTGGATGGAAACGTCTTCGCAACCAATTGAGCGTTGGCAGCAAATACTTGCCGACTTTAGAACAACCAAAACACACGAGTTTGCCAAGTTCTCAGTGGCATTACGTGAATTAATGTTGCTTGCTCATCAGTAGTATAAATATTTATACTGTTTAACTGAAAAATGATAAACTCCTTTTTTTAAGGGAGTTTATTTTTTTATAAGCCTAAAAAAATAAACTTTATCAATAATATTTAATCATTTGAGACGTCATGCTTTATTCATTAGCCCGTAATTTATTGTTCAAACTTAGTGCTGAACAAGCCCACGAATTAACCATTAATATGCTTAAACTACCTGCTTCTTTTGCTTTAAAAGGCTTATACGGCGCACAGGTAAAAGATAAACCTGTAGAAGTAATGGGCATATCATTTCCTAATCCGGTTGGTTTAGCGGCTGGCTTGGATAAAAATGGTGAATGTATCAATGGCTTTGGTGCTATGGGATTTGGCTTTGTTGAAATAGGTACGGTTACTCCGCGTCCTCAACCGGGAAATCCAAAGCCTCGTATTTTTCGTTTACCGCAAGCGAATGCGATTATAAACCGCATGGGGTTTAACAACCATGGCGTTGATTATTTAGTAAACCAGGTTAAAAAGGCCAACTTTAAAGGTGTGCTTGGTATCAATATTGGTAAGAACAAAGACACACCAGAAGAAAATGCCAAAGACGATTATATTTTTTGTATGCGTAAAGTGTATGAGCACGCTTCATACATCACAGTAAACATTTCGTCGCCAAACACTCCAGGCTTACGAGACTTACAGTACGGAGACGCCCTTAATAACCTTTTAAGCGCATTAAAAGCAGAACAAACAGCACTTGCAGCTAAACACTCTAAGTATGTACCAATTACCGTTAAAATCGCTCCTGACTCAACGGCAGAAGAAATTGCAGGAATTGCAGAATGTTTGTTAGCCAATGACATCGATGGTGTTATTGCGACCAACACTACCTTAAGCCGCGAAGGTGTAGAAAACCTGGAACATGGCAGTGAAATGGGGGGGTTAAGCGGTTTACCTGTACAAGATAAAAGCACTGAAGTTATAAAGTTATTAGCCAAAGAGCTCTCTGGAAAAATGCCAATTATAGGTGTTGGTGGAATTAATAGCGCCGAAGCAGCCCAAGAAAAACTAGCTGCAGGTGCAAGCTTGGTGCAAGTCTACACTGGCTTTATTTACGAAGGTCCTAAACTTATCAAAGACATTGTCGATTCGATTTAATCAACAATGTAGGGCGTAGTCAGGGGTAATAAATCACCTGGCTTTGCCGTCACAATACTTTACAAAACCTAAATTTACTTGCTGAGACGGCTTTAATTACCTGAGTCAGCTTTAATTTCCTGAACTTGTTTCAGCAGCCATCATATAAAGCAGAGCCTAACGACTATTGAAAGGTTATTGCTTTGTCAGCAAACGAAGCTGTTTCGTATCATTATCGCGTTTTAACTCTTTTAGCGCTTTTCTAAAGTCCTTACGTAGGTGCGCTTTCAAATGAGACGTTACGTGTCTACCTGGAATTTTCTTTAATGTTGCAAACAGCGCTAAACAATAAATAATTTCCTTTTCAACCAATGCCGATTGTCGGTTGGCATACTTGTTGTAACAGCTGCCGCAGCCACCCTTGAATTGATAAGCAGTATTGGCAAACATTACACCAAACCCCATGAAAGCCGCGACTAAATCTACTGCCTGAGGAAGAAGCTTATCACCGCCTGGTGGCAATACACCACGCTGTGCAATCAAAATTGAAGCAAAGGCTTGTACAAAAGAAGCAACCAGATCTTGTGGTTGGTTAATTTGTGCTGGATTATAGCTGACTAAAATTTCAGAGTTGTTGTTTACGGTGTAATCAGTATTTATTACTTGGCTTTGTGAGCCGCGCATACCGCCAGTAAAGCTAAGCTTAGGCAACGCATGTTCTTGATATTTATCGGGCGCTACCAGTTTGATTGGCCAGTGTTGCATGCCAGCATACTTTAATGTGTGATCAAATACCGATTGCGCCATTTCTTCAATGCTGCTTACTTTACCGGGATAAAACTTATTTGTCGGTAGTATCAACTGTGAATCTTGCATAAATACGGCGGCATCAAACTCTGTTAATGCCCAGGTAAAGGTGTCAAAAATCCAGCCTTTAGCATATTGATTAATATAGGGGGAGGGTGTAAATATGTTTGCAAGCATGACGGTAAATAAATTAAAAATGATCTAACAGCGATATGGCAGAATAACATTTATACAATAATATTACACTGCCATGTTTACATTTTTTATCTATTTTTCAAAGTTATACCAATTCTAAATGAGATTGTTTTTGTCTTTGTTGTTGCAGCATTCTTTCATTATACACTCGGTCGCTTTGTAAACGCTGATAATGACGTAAACCGTGTTCTTTTTGTCTGTCATTTGAAAATGAAGACACACGCTTTAAATAACCAATAACTCTTGTGCCATGATCAACATCCTCACTGCCACACGAATTACAGTAATGCAGAGTACGTTTGTCAATATGCTCACATTCATTACAAATGGTAATTTTTACGTTCACACAAAAATAGTTACAACCGGTTTTAGCCGCTACATTAAACAGTTTCACATACGCCTCGGCCGACAAACTCTCATCTAAATTTAGATGCAGAGCAGAGCCTCCATCAAGGTACTGGTTGATCTCTTTACCATGCAAAACAAACTTATCTAAGTGATTGCTGCTTTCATCTTCTACCAGATAGAAGTATGAGTTATAGCATTCACGATTAGTTAGGTAACCATCTTTAGCATCCCATTTTGCGTTTTTAACGCCTAGGTTTTCTGCCGGTACAAATTCAGTATTAAACATATAACCAAATTGCTTTTTCGCCTCTTGGTTGGCTTTGAAAATAACTTGCAAATGATCACTGACAAAGTCTTTATATTGCTGATTGTTACTTACTGCTATGCCTTTGTACTCTGCCGCTTCAGCCATACCATTAATGCCAATAGTTAAAAACTGCTTGTCCAGGGTAATAAAGCCAGCATCGTATACGCTTAATGCGCCCTGAGCTAGATAGTCTTCCATTATTTTTCGATAGGCAACCTGATATTTTTGAATTTTTTCAATTTCGGTTTTTAAATCACGACCATCTTGAATTAAGCGGTTCATATTCAGGGTAATGACATTTATCGAGCCCGTTGCAACGCCACCAGCGCCTAGAGTAAATGAAAAGGTATTATCGGTAATTTCGTTACGCAGTCGACAACATGATGCTAAAGAATCCGGGCTGTCTGATAAATACATAAAAAAGGAATTACCCATCGCTTTTTCTTTGGCTAGGTTGTAAGCAAACTCTTTGTCCTTACATTCTCCATTTTCGGTAAGCATAGCTGCAGTGATAACCGGGAAAGTAAGTACAGCTTTCTCTCGTTCACTGTTTATCCAGGTTAAAAAGAAGTTTTGTAATTTATCGACACTTTGCCAACTTGGCTTGGTAAAGTCAGGGAATACAAAATCTTCAAACATTGATTGAAAATAGAACTGATCAAAAATTGAGATATTCCAAAATACGCTTTGGTAACCACGGGCTGCGGCAGGTTGGTTTAGTGCGTAAACGACATGTTGTAGGTGATTTTCAATTGCTTTGCTGTGCTTATCAAGGTAGTTGTCTCCAAATTCTTTACGAGCAAAATAATCAAAATAAGTTAAAAACTCAACCGAGGCTACCGCCCCGGCAAATTGTGCTGAGATGGCAAAAATCAAGTTAACAAATGAACCACAAAATGACTCAATGTGTTTTGGTGCTTTAGACTCTCCACCCAACTTAGTTAATCCATCAAGTAAAAAAGGATACATGCTAATTGAAGTGCAGTAGGGCTTAATACTGGTTTCATCATGTACATAAATCTCATGATCTTCAATTTGACGTTGATATTCATTGGCTAATTCAGCATCAAAGATCTCACTGATCTTATTTTTGACCAATGAGCGATTAATTTGAACATAACAATCTTTAAGCAATTCAGCCTCTAGTGTTGCAATGTTTTTTTGTGTCACATTGGCATTGGCATCCATTTTAGAGCCATCTGCTGCATTTTTGGCTGCAAAATATTCTTCAATGTAAGCTGTTTTATTATTAATTTGTTCTTCGCTAAGCCGCAACATGTTGTATTCCTTTTTTTATAAATAAGTGATTTAGAGTGTTTCCAGTGGCCAAATCAATGAATTTTTGATTTGTGTCAGGGTTGTTTAATCCGCCTTTGCTAGGATCCCATTTTCCAATTTTTACGTAGCTTAAATGTTTGCTAATTTCATCATCAACAAAATTTTCGCCCGTATATAAACAGGTTTTTAATCCTTGCTGTTTAGCCCATATGAGTTTTTCAATCAGGTGCTCTTTTTGCCATTCCCCGCCCATAAACAGCACCGTTGAAATCAACGTCTGATATTTGTTAATCCAATGTTGAAATTTTGTATTTGTTAACGGCTCGCCAGAGTTTTTATTCCAAAGTTCAGTACTGTGGCAACCCTTACAACCTACTTGGCAACCGGTGATGCTAAAGCACAAACTTATCTCATTTGGTACTTCCTGAAACACAATTGTTGGCGGTAATGAATTAAACGTCATAATCTATATATGGTGTAATTTTTATTGTTAGACACACTATATAGTGCTTGTTAGGTGCTAGAGTTTGATCTAGATCAAACATTTATGGTTTTAATATCCCCAAATATTTTAGGGGATATTATTTATACGAAAGCTGATTAATAAAAAACAGCGCAAGAAATAAAGTGTAATAAGTGGTAATCAGCGCGACCAAAGGCTGGTAAACAAAGGTTTACGAGATGTTAATTTAAAGTT comes from the Thalassotalea nanhaiensis genome and includes:
- the nrdD gene encoding anaerobic ribonucleoside-triphosphate reductase, which translates into the protein MLRLSEEQINNKTAYIEEYFAAKNAADGSKMDANANVTQKNIATLEAELLKDCYVQINRSLVKNKISEIFDAELANEYQRQIEDHEIYVHDETSIKPYCTSISMYPFLLDGLTKLGGESKAPKHIESFCGSFVNLIFAISAQFAGAVASVEFLTYFDYFARKEFGDNYLDKHSKAIENHLQHVVYALNQPAAARGYQSVFWNISIFDQFYFQSMFEDFVFPDFTKPSWQSVDKLQNFFLTWINSEREKAVLTFPVITAAMLTENGECKDKEFAYNLAKEKAMGNSFFMYLSDSPDSLASCCRLRNEITDNTFSFTLGAGGVATGSINVITLNMNRLIQDGRDLKTEIEKIQKYQVAYRKIMEDYLAQGALSVYDAGFITLDKQFLTIGINGMAEAAEYKGIAVSNNQQYKDFVSDHLQVIFKANQEAKKQFGYMFNTEFVPAENLGVKNAKWDAKDGYLTNRECYNSYFYLVEDESSNHLDKFVLHGKEINQYLDGGSALHLNLDESLSAEAYVKLFNVAAKTGCNYFCVNVKITICNECEHIDKRTLHYCNSCGSEDVDHGTRVIGYLKRVSSFSNDRQKEHGLRHYQRLQSDRVYNERMLQQQRQKQSHLELV
- the pyrD gene encoding quinone-dependent dihydroorotate dehydrogenase — its product is MLYSLARNLLFKLSAEQAHELTINMLKLPASFALKGLYGAQVKDKPVEVMGISFPNPVGLAAGLDKNGECINGFGAMGFGFVEIGTVTPRPQPGNPKPRIFRLPQANAIINRMGFNNHGVDYLVNQVKKANFKGVLGINIGKNKDTPEENAKDDYIFCMRKVYEHASYITVNISSPNTPGLRDLQYGDALNNLLSALKAEQTALAAKHSKYVPITVKIAPDSTAEEIAGIAECLLANDIDGVIATNTTLSREGVENLEHGSEMGGLSGLPVQDKSTEVIKLLAKELSGKMPIIGVGGINSAEAAQEKLAAGASLVQVYTGFIYEGPKLIKDIVDSI
- the nrdG gene encoding anaerobic ribonucleoside-triphosphate reductase activating protein, producing the protein MTFNSLPPTIVFQEVPNEISLCFSITGCQVGCKGCHSTELWNKNSGEPLTNTKFQHWINKYQTLISTVLFMGGEWQKEHLIEKLIWAKQQGLKTCLYTGENFVDDEISKHLSYVKIGKWDPSKGGLNNPDTNQKFIDLATGNTLNHLFIKKGIQHVAA
- a CDS encoding NAD-glutamate dehydrogenase, coding for MASLDNKSSVLFKNVAKLIHDKVPSETAPLLEKFTSLLYSNLSKDDLAGRNDSDVYGATLSLWKALNAQKDEKAFIRVLNPEVSKHGWKSSHTVIEVIIKDMPFLVDSTRIALNRLGLSPHLILNCPLNIVRGYNGSVEQISPAREDLKDSICETVFFIEIDRLSDQSQLDDLTAELHSVYEDVSLTVTDWQPLMKKFTDSIKGLEKFKAQVDDTDFNESKEFLNWLCDNHFTFMGYRSYNVVKVEGDIALEADIDTSLGLLRNSNGTKQRLISKYSESARELALGQNLLILTKTNSRSRVHRPAHLDYIGIKRFDKKGNIVGEDRFVGLFGSAFYNNSALNVPIIRHKVQRVVDNSGFAKGSHAYKTLINILETFPRDEILQSKEEELISTVKGVLQMQERDRTGLFVRRDAFNRFFSCMVYVPRERYNTRLRIATQEILQNAFGTSAEVEFNTFFSESVQARTHYIVRVDSTKADIDVKEIESNLNQAARSWDDKLADALNINKGEVLGKSLSRKYANFPQAYKDEVLPGTAIVDIEKLEAVSAEKPLEMLFYQPLEEKSDSRFVKLKLFHKGEPLHLSDVLPMLENFGLRVIGESPYMVRNCDGEMCWILDFSMLLTGNKEFNLEQVQILFQDAFAKVWHGELEDDGFNRLILGAGLAGREVSILRAYAKYQQQIGSTFSQSYIESTFTRYPNFAELLINLFELKFTPNGKKNDKAIAKVVETIESSLDNVASLDDDRIIRRYEEIINATVRTNYFQNNEQGNIKSYISFKMLPELIPEMPKPLPKYEIFVYSPQLEGVHLRGGKVARGGLRWSDRREDFRTEVLGLVKAQQVKNTVIVPVGAKGGFFCKQLPVGGSRKDIFEAGRECYKTFIRGLLDVTDNIVGGEVVHPESVVRLDEDDTYLVVAADKGTATFSDTANGIAEEYGFWLGDAFASGGSVGYDHKKMGITAKGAWESVKRHFREIDINCQTTDFTCLAVGDMAGDVFGNGMLLSKHICLQVAFNHMHIFIDPTPNSKATYPERERLFNLPGSSWEDYNQDLISEGGGIFLRSAKSIKLTPQIKKMLGTKKASMAPNELIQAALKMKVDLFWNGGIGTYIKGSSESHLEVGDRANDLLRVNGNEVQAKVIGEGGNLGCTQLGRIEYTANGGRMNTDFVDNVGGVDCSDNEVNIKILLNVLVANGDLTLKQRNNILYDMTDEVEDIVLEDCYRQTHSISISESRGASKLKEHARFIHHLEREGKLDRGLEFIPNDEEIADRMASNRGLTRPELSVLIAYGKMVLKEQLVIDEVTNDPFISALLIKAFPVQLQEKYQAEMQNHPLRGEIIATRMANNMCNYMGANFVYRMGEETGCDVAEIAKCFTMASEIFELESIWSSIEALDNKISAKVQTEMLFQMRRTIRRTTRWFLRHRNKALDIEQSIEFYRPAFKVLATKMDKFLVDEEARELTNAKDKLLAEKVPAKLAERISLLSTLFSTMDIAQVACQDARQVELVAQLYFHIGVRLDLHWFLNQITQQPVENHWQALARASFREELDWQQRALTSVILRGSPESKDIEQMFETWMETSSQPIERWQQILADFRTTKTHEFAKFSVALRELMLLAHQ